The Methylomusa anaerophila genome has a segment encoding these proteins:
- a CDS encoding aldo/keto reductase, whose protein sequence is MAYLGENILKLGFGFMRLPMIGKEIDIEQTKEMVDLFMSKGFSYFDSSWYYNDGKSEEAMKTAIVDRYPRESFQIATKCPVFIVKTEEEAKDMIWTSLKRTGAGYIDYYLLHNLGESRTKSFDDFGMWDYARELKEKGIVRHIGFSIHDKADAIDKILTEHPEMEFVQFQLNYADWESYSIEARKCYEVALKHNKPIIVMEPLKGGALANPVDSVKKIFEEANPKMSVASWGIRYAASLDNIVTVLSGMSSIEQVKDNVLYMEHFEPLTEGERAVVEKARKVFAEIPCIPCTSCEYCVKGCSQKIHIPNVFDAYNRKLVYDDFLSAQGAYQFTAMQGGKASDCIACGNCEKVCPQHINIIENLKTIAEELEK, encoded by the coding sequence ATGGCATATTTAGGTGAAAACATTCTAAAACTTGGTTTTGGGTTTATGCGGCTTCCGATGATCGGTAAAGAAATTGATATTGAACAGACAAAGGAAATGGTCGATCTATTTATGTCCAAAGGATTCAGCTATTTTGATTCCTCCTGGTATTATAACGACGGAAAATCCGAAGAGGCGATGAAAACCGCAATCGTTGACCGCTACCCACGCGAGAGCTTTCAAATCGCGACAAAGTGCCCTGTATTTATTGTGAAAACTGAAGAAGAAGCCAAGGACATGATCTGGACTTCGCTGAAGCGCACCGGAGCGGGTTATATAGATTATTACCTGCTTCATAACTTGGGCGAAAGCCGTACGAAAAGTTTTGATGACTTTGGTATGTGGGATTATGCCCGGGAGCTGAAAGAGAAAGGGATTGTACGACATATAGGCTTTTCGATTCATGACAAGGCGGATGCGATAGACAAAATCCTCACCGAGCACCCGGAGATGGAATTTGTACAGTTTCAACTGAACTATGCCGATTGGGAAAGCTATTCAATCGAGGCGCGCAAATGCTACGAGGTGGCATTGAAGCACAACAAGCCCATCATCGTTATGGAGCCGCTCAAGGGAGGCGCTCTGGCAAACCCGGTTGACAGTGTCAAAAAAATATTCGAAGAAGCCAATCCTAAAATGTCTGTTGCCTCTTGGGGAATCCGCTATGCGGCTTCTTTAGACAATATCGTCACCGTGCTTAGCGGAATGTCGTCAATCGAGCAGGTCAAAGACAATGTTTTATACATGGAACATTTCGAGCCGCTTACTGAGGGTGAGAGAGCCGTTGTTGAGAAGGCGCGGAAAGTGTTCGCCGAGATACCGTGTATTCCCTGTACCTCATGCGAATATTGCGTAAAAGGCTGTTCGCAAAAAATACACATCCCTAATGTCTTTGATGCGTATAACCGTAAATTGGTCTATGACGATTTTTTAAGCGCACAGGGCGCCTATCAGTTTACGGCTATGCAGGGAGGAAAGGCTTCAGACTGTATTGCCTGCGGCAACTGTGAAAAAGTCTGTCCTCAGCATATTAATATTATTGAGAACTTAAAAACGATTGCTGAGGAGCTGGAAAAATAA
- a CDS encoding helix-turn-helix domain-containing protein produces MYIDYNAIGQRIKKIRKQKYFTQEKLAENLEVSTVYISQVENGKTKLSLEMLIRIASLLDTDPGYFITGVSYTTKDYLKSDIAQFLKDFPPEQRQLIIDIAKLITKYK; encoded by the coding sequence ATGTATATTGATTACAATGCCATTGGGCAGCGAATAAAAAAAATCCGCAAACAAAAGTACTTTACACAAGAAAAGCTTGCTGAGAACCTGGAGGTTTCCACCGTTTATATAAGCCAGGTAGAAAACGGCAAAACGAAACTGAGTCTGGAAATGCTAATACGTATAGCGAGTCTGCTAGACACTGATCCTGGCTATTTTATTACTGGTGTTTCCTACACTACAAAAGATTATTTGAAATCTGATATAGCCCAGTTTCTTAAAGATTTTCCACCTGAACAACGCCAGCTAATAATTGATATAGCAAAACTTATTACTAAGTACAAATAA
- a CDS encoding GGDEF domain-containing protein, with product MFYNHARFILTMLGIVTGMAGYYLEISCQVDYGRILWLGSTLTFAIGGFIIGGVIEHLSIRSHTDYLTGLWNRSYFYLKLREQVVRMAKGKGQMCVAMIDVDGFKKVNDLYGHAIGDVLLSGIAAILKQDTRNKDIVIRWGGDEFAVIFAETSLKNAFEIMERIRHKVEGTFSSYHLTISTGIISFEQDKDLKDLLIKADQTLYKAKELKNSVIASN from the coding sequence GTGTTTTACAATCATGCACGTTTCATACTTACAATGCTTGGAATAGTGACAGGCATGGCTGGGTATTATTTGGAAATATCCTGTCAGGTCGACTATGGAAGGATATTGTGGCTAGGGAGTACCCTAACTTTTGCTATAGGTGGATTTATAATCGGAGGGGTAATCGAACATTTAAGTATCCGTTCCCATACCGATTATTTGACAGGCTTATGGAACCGGAGCTACTTTTATCTAAAGCTGCGTGAGCAAGTAGTACGAATGGCTAAAGGAAAAGGCCAGATGTGTGTCGCCATGATAGATGTGGATGGCTTCAAGAAGGTTAACGATCTGTACGGACATGCTATCGGTGACGTACTACTGTCTGGTATTGCAGCGATATTAAAACAAGACACCCGGAATAAGGATATTGTAATCCGCTGGGGTGGCGATGAATTCGCCGTCATTTTCGCGGAGACCTCTTTAAAAAATGCATTTGAAATCATGGAGAGAATCCGTCATAAGGTAGAGGGAACTTTTTCATCATATCACTTAACAATAAGCACTGGAATTATCTCATTCGAACAGGATAAGGATTTAAAAGACCTTTTGATCAAAGCCGATCAAACCCTGTATAAAGCAAAAGAACTGAAAAATTCGGTTATCGCGAGTAACTGA
- a CDS encoding ArsR/SmtB family transcription factor, which produces MEALLIFKVLSNETRRQILEWLKNPDENFGTQTCLPADADFKGGICVGSIQAKAGLTQSVVSSYLLMMQKAGLLESRRYGQWTYYRRNEKCIQEFSDYIRNEL; this is translated from the coding sequence ATGGAAGCTTTACTAATATTTAAAGTTTTGTCAAATGAAACTCGTCGCCAAATTTTAGAATGGTTGAAAAACCCGGATGAAAATTTTGGTACGCAAACATGCTTACCTGCTGACGCCGATTTTAAGGGAGGCATTTGCGTAGGAAGCATTCAAGCCAAAGCCGGACTGACGCAATCTGTTGTTTCGAGCTATTTATTGATGATGCAAAAGGCTGGGCTTTTGGAGTCTAGGCGGTATGGGCAGTGGACTTATTATCGCCGGAATGAAAAGTGCATTCAAGAGTTCTCAGATTACATCAGAAATGAATTATAA
- a CDS encoding flavodoxin family protein, with product MKKTVIAINGSPRKSWNTANLLTKALEGAASQGAETELIHLYDLNFKGCTSCFACKRKGGKSYGKCAMNDDLTPVLEKVESVDAIILGSPIYLGAATGEMRSFMERLVFPYIVYDENYSSLFKRKIPAGFIYTMNVTESMMQEWGYDQHFKVSERMLGKTFGLAESLCVTDTYQFDDYSKYVVSVFDPDKKAARRKEVFPQDCEKAYNMGMRFAKETFTDSGK from the coding sequence ATGAAAAAAACCGTCATAGCTATCAACGGGAGCCCGCGGAAAAGCTGGAATACAGCGAATCTATTGACAAAAGCACTGGAGGGGGCAGCATCACAGGGGGCTGAAACGGAATTGATACATCTTTATGATCTCAATTTCAAAGGCTGCACCAGTTGTTTCGCCTGTAAAAGAAAAGGCGGCAAAAGTTACGGGAAATGTGCAATGAACGATGATTTGACCCCGGTCCTTGAGAAAGTGGAGTCAGTCGATGCCATCATTCTGGGGTCGCCCATCTATCTTGGAGCCGCTACGGGAGAAATGAGATCATTTATGGAGCGGCTTGTATTTCCCTACATCGTATATGATGAAAACTACTCTTCTCTTTTTAAGAGGAAGATACCGGCAGGCTTTATTTATACCATGAATGTCACCGAAAGCATGATGCAGGAATGGGGATACGACCAGCACTTCAAGGTGAGCGAAAGAATGCTTGGGAAGACCTTTGGCTTGGCGGAATCGCTTTGTGTTACTGATACATATCAGTTTGATGATTATTCAAAATATGTTGTCAGTGTCTTCGACCCGGACAAAAAAGCCGCCAGACGGAAGGAAGTTTTCCCGCAGGATTGTGAAAAAGCATATAACATGGGTATGCGATTTGCAAAGGAGACCTTTACAGATTCTGGGAAGTAG
- a CDS encoding GrpB family protein has protein sequence MTTIFVRINHIGSTSVEGLIAKPTIDILLELPKDYAVNDIAQLLQNDEWILMQKDDKQRTLDLGKGYTPNGFAEKVYHLHVKPLGDWNELYFRDYLRQYPNVARQYEALKLGLKEYFEHNRDAYTYAKSDFVMEQSQKAKLEFAGRYLPPEH, from the coding sequence ATGACTACGATATTTGTCCGTATCAATCATATAGGAAGCACGTCTGTTGAAGGACTTATTGCGAAACCAACCATTGATATTCTATTGGAATTACCTAAAGACTATGCTGTGAATGACATTGCTCAGCTGTTGCAGAACGATGAGTGGATTCTAATGCAAAAAGATGATAAACAAAGAACGCTTGATCTGGGAAAAGGATATACGCCCAACGGCTTTGCAGAAAAGGTATACCATCTTCATGTGAAACCGTTGGGAGATTGGAACGAACTTTATTTTAGAGACTATCTGCGACAATACCCTAATGTTGCACGGCAATACGAGGCGTTGAAGCTGGGTCTTAAAGAGTACTTCGAACATAACCGTGATGCCTATACCTATGCAAAGTCGGATTTTGTCATGGAACAATCTCAAAAGGCTAAATTGGAATTTGCAGGACGTTATTTGCCACCTGAACACTAA